Proteins co-encoded in one Halorussus vallis genomic window:
- a CDS encoding helix-turn-helix domain-containing protein, whose translation MATEATFTVPSEQFPLGTVFEQLPGVTVELERIIPSQDVVIPYFWVRGTEVDDIEGAFLDHPGVENIRFVDSVTDQYLLRVEWSLEYDGVMNTLMETEVPLIEAVGTDEQWTFEIRGDDRRDIGSFQDRCRELDIPITLTKLHALTPIESETEAALTDTQQEALVLAYERGYFNTPRDVTMEDIGDELGISQQAVASRLRRGISSILGSALSELRPLD comes from the coding sequence ACAGCTGCCGGGGGTGACGGTCGAACTGGAGCGAATCATCCCGTCGCAGGACGTCGTGATTCCCTACTTCTGGGTTCGAGGGACCGAAGTCGACGACATCGAGGGTGCGTTTCTCGACCATCCGGGCGTGGAGAACATCCGGTTCGTCGATTCGGTTACCGACCAGTACCTGTTGCGCGTCGAGTGGTCACTGGAGTACGACGGCGTTATGAACACACTGATGGAGACGGAGGTCCCCCTCATCGAAGCCGTCGGCACGGACGAGCAGTGGACGTTCGAAATCCGAGGAGACGATCGCCGAGACATCGGGTCGTTTCAGGACCGCTGTCGGGAGTTGGACATCCCGATCACGCTCACCAAGCTTCACGCGCTCACCCCGATCGAGTCCGAGACCGAGGCCGCGCTCACCGACACGCAGCAGGAGGCACTGGTGCTCGCGTACGAACGCGGGTACTTCAACACGCCGCGCGACGTGACGATGGAGGACATCGGCGACGAACTCGGCATCTCCCAGCAAGCGGTCGCGTCTCGACTCCGCCGCGGAATCAGTTCGATTCTCGGCAGCGCGCTGTCCGAATTACGCCCGTTGGATTGA
- a CDS encoding PKD domain-containing protein, with translation MARENSPLGSGGTPRSVALAAALLAVLAAFTPASTAVALDGAVSATAANDAATASDGTVALAGTLERAAGGPAANVPLRLVNLSDNGAGADAEGADSNGTVDTNLTDDAGRFEFRAPENGSYGLVAVRNGTRHAVARDGAPDLYSFGPVNASDDGPLDLTLPNATRLNVTVEAANGTPVDDAHVRVVHAVEGANATLSGTTDERGRLTAGDGPAGVDVAGEVTVAVRSPTADLLGNVTTVSAPSDPGGTETGDGNATAAREVTVVLPRNDTTKPTLRYAVDGQNASNRSADAPWTVNVSEPVTFDASDSTDDSGTTVVAWTFENETVRERSVAHRFARPKNYSVGLTVADRSGNRRRATVSVRAVDRTAPNATFATNATAPSGTDASGNETDAGTLPVVTMNETVRFDASGSADGHRIAEYRWDFDGDGDPENVTRDPTVTWAFAERGNVTVNLTVEDPSGNAATATRRLRVEVPPPIAEFTVSPTSPGIGENVTFDAGVTVAAANVTNYTWTIGEQTTFEGGVKTYSEFSDSGTYEVTLEVRDEYGRTSEVTRTVTVPNRAPVANASHNQTVAPGEQVTLYGGYSVDPDDTRLFAWNQTDGPTVELSNASAMSPRFVAPNVTENRTLDFELTVADEHGKRSTDAVSVFVVPTDLGNETNGSDPGNVTDPGNATDGGNTTDLGNVTDGGNVTDGGNVTDGNDAPPTTGGSAGGGGAVDGGAGAGGGGGNSGGGGSAGGGGAPAAGSGGGGSGGGSSSAGSSSGGGGGSSAGAGSGGGGATAAGGSNSGGSAEPKSVDGSPASGDDPDAAAVRTTVPAADRVLAAVSAASADRPAEIEFPDGFGSNRSALDSLRVTPAAESTATAFSLSVRSLSTRPKSVPDPGARDVLSWMRVDKQRLTNDDVETARFGFRVAAAELDARGVAPSAVRLYRYSGGRWQVLPTTLVGRSDGAYRFEARSPGFSVFAVGVAPPELDVTAAKLDAKKIAAGESARVTATVRNRGSGGKLTVALVANGTTVVEKRVTLAANATRQVSFAPRFPDAGRLALSVGDVAAGTLTVTDSAALQDDGASNTPGTRGSSGSGIGGGLGFGSNGLYIGLFLAAMLGAALWGYLLS, from the coding sequence ATGGCACGCGAAAACTCTCCCCTCGGTAGCGGCGGCACTCCTCGTTCGGTCGCCCTCGCGGCGGCCCTGCTGGCAGTGCTGGCCGCCTTCACGCCCGCATCGACAGCCGTCGCGCTCGACGGCGCAGTTTCCGCGACCGCGGCCAACGACGCCGCGACCGCGTCGGACGGAACGGTCGCGCTTGCCGGCACCCTCGAACGCGCGGCGGGCGGCCCGGCCGCGAACGTCCCGCTCCGCCTCGTGAACCTGAGCGACAACGGCGCCGGCGCGGACGCAGAAGGGGCCGACTCGAACGGGACCGTCGATACGAACCTGACCGACGACGCGGGCCGGTTCGAGTTCCGAGCGCCCGAGAACGGGAGCTACGGCCTCGTCGCGGTCCGGAACGGAACCCGGCACGCCGTCGCCCGCGACGGCGCGCCGGACCTCTACTCGTTCGGCCCCGTGAACGCCTCGGACGACGGGCCGCTCGATCTCACGCTCCCGAACGCCACGCGGTTGAACGTCACCGTCGAGGCGGCGAACGGGACGCCCGTGGACGACGCGCACGTGCGCGTCGTCCACGCCGTCGAGGGCGCGAACGCGACGCTCTCGGGGACCACTGACGAGCGCGGTCGCTTGACAGCCGGCGACGGACCGGCCGGCGTCGACGTCGCTGGCGAGGTGACCGTCGCGGTCCGGTCGCCGACCGCCGACCTGCTCGGCAACGTCACGACGGTTTCGGCCCCGAGCGACCCCGGCGGAACCGAAACCGGCGACGGAAACGCGACGGCCGCCCGCGAGGTCACCGTCGTCCTCCCGCGAAACGACACCACCAAGCCCACGCTCCGGTACGCCGTCGACGGGCAGAACGCCTCGAACCGGTCGGCCGACGCCCCGTGGACCGTGAACGTCTCCGAACCGGTGACGTTCGACGCGAGCGATTCGACCGACGACTCGGGGACGACCGTCGTCGCCTGGACGTTCGAGAACGAGACGGTCCGCGAGCGGTCGGTCGCCCACCGCTTCGCCCGCCCGAAGAACTACTCGGTCGGACTGACGGTCGCCGACCGGTCGGGCAACCGCAGACGCGCGACCGTCTCCGTCCGCGCCGTTGACCGCACGGCGCCGAACGCGACGTTCGCGACGAACGCGACTGCTCCGAGCGGAACCGACGCTTCGGGGAACGAAACCGACGCCGGGACGCTCCCCGTCGTCACGATGAACGAAACCGTCCGCTTCGACGCCTCCGGGAGCGCCGACGGCCACCGCATCGCCGAGTACCGCTGGGACTTCGACGGCGACGGCGACCCTGAGAACGTCACCCGGGACCCGACGGTCACCTGGGCCTTCGCCGAGCGCGGGAACGTCACCGTGAACCTCACCGTCGAGGACCCGAGCGGCAACGCGGCCACCGCGACACGGCGACTCCGCGTGGAGGTACCTCCGCCCATCGCGGAGTTCACCGTCTCGCCTACGTCGCCTGGAATCGGCGAGAACGTCACCTTCGACGCCGGGGTGACCGTCGCGGCCGCGAACGTCACCAACTACACGTGGACCATCGGCGAGCAGACGACGTTCGAGGGCGGGGTGAAGACGTACTCGGAGTTCTCGGACAGCGGCACCTACGAGGTCACCCTCGAAGTCAGAGACGAGTACGGCCGGACGAGTGAGGTCACCCGGACCGTCACGGTGCCCAACAGGGCGCCGGTCGCCAACGCCAGCCACAATCAGACCGTCGCACCGGGCGAGCAGGTCACCCTCTACGGCGGCTACTCCGTGGACCCCGACGATACGCGACTCTTCGCCTGGAACCAGACCGACGGTCCCACGGTCGAACTCTCGAACGCTTCGGCGATGTCGCCGCGGTTCGTCGCCCCGAACGTGACGGAGAACCGAACCCTCGACTTCGAGTTGACGGTCGCCGACGAACACGGCAAGCGGAGTACCGACGCCGTCTCGGTGTTCGTCGTCCCGACCGACCTCGGGAACGAGACGAACGGTTCTGACCCAGGGAACGTCACCGACCCCGGAAACGCGACGGACGGCGGGAACACCACCGACCTGGGGAACGTGACCGACGGCGGGAACGTGACTGACGGTGGAAACGTGACTGACGGCAACGACGCCCCGCCGACGACCGGTGGTTCCGCCGGAGGCGGCGGTGCCGTCGACGGTGGGGCGGGAGCCGGCGGCGGAGGCGGGAACTCCGGTGGCGGTGGCAGCGCTGGTGGTGGCGGTGCGCCTGCCGCCGGTAGCGGTGGCGGCGGTAGCGGCGGTGGCAGTTCGTCCGCTGGAAGTTCGTCCGGCGGCGGTGGCGGTAGTTCCGCTGGCGCCGGTAGCGGCGGTGGCGGGGCCACCGCCGCGGGCGGTTCGAACTCGGGCGGTTCGGCGGAACCGAAGTCGGTCGACGGGTCGCCCGCGTCCGGGGACGACCCCGACGCCGCGGCCGTCCGGACGACCGTTCCGGCGGCCGACCGCGTGCTCGCGGCCGTCTCGGCCGCGAGCGCCGACCGCCCCGCGGAGATCGAGTTCCCCGACGGCTTCGGGTCGAACCGCTCGGCGCTCGACTCGCTCCGCGTGACGCCCGCCGCGGAGTCGACCGCGACGGCGTTCTCGCTGTCGGTGCGGTCGCTGTCGACCCGCCCGAAGTCGGTCCCCGACCCCGGCGCCCGCGATGTGCTCTCGTGGATGCGAGTGGACAAGCAGCGACTCACGAACGACGACGTCGAGACGGCGCGGTTCGGCTTCCGGGTCGCGGCCGCCGAGTTGGACGCTCGCGGGGTCGCGCCCTCGGCGGTGCGCCTCTACCGCTACTCCGGCGGGCGCTGGCAGGTGCTGCCGACGACGCTCGTCGGTCGGAGCGACGGCGCCTACCGATTCGAGGCCCGGAGTCCGGGCTTCTCGGTGTTCGCGGTCGGCGTCGCGCCGCCCGAACTCGACGTGACCGCCGCGAAACTCGACGCGAAGAAGATCGCCGCCGGCGAGTCGGCCCGTGTCACCGCGACCGTGCGGAACCGCGGCTCCGGCGGGAAACTCACGGTCGCGCTGGTGGCCAACGGGACGACCGTCGTCGAAAAGCGGGTGACGCTCGCGGCCAACGCGACCCGGCAGGTGTCGTTCGCGCCGAGGTTCCCCGACGCCGGACGCCTGGCGCTCTCGGTCGGCGACGTCGCCGCCGGGACGCTGACGGTGACCGACAGCGCGGCGCTACAGGACGACGGGGCGTCGAACACCCCCGGGACTCGCGGCTCGAGCGGATCGGGAATCGGCGGCGGCCTCGGCTTCGGCTCGAACGGCCTCTACATCGGGCTGTTCCTCGCGGCGATGCTCGGGGCGGCGCTGTGGGGCTACCTGCTCAGTTGA
- a CDS encoding aminopeptidase, translated as MDERVERHAEILVDHCTDVGPEDNVLVRAPATADDLVVALYEKLGERGARPSLAWTNARAGRAYARAMDEEDFRTKDHELAAMAETDVVFLIGGATNRSEQSDVDPAKTAARGRAHRPVLEERLGTRWVISQHPTPADAQKAEMSTEAYEEFVYNAVNKDWQAQKEFQAQMVDVLDPAEEVRIVSGDDTDLRMSVAGMKTVNDYGEKNLPGGEVFTSPVVDSVEGTLFVDMPFVSNGREVRDARFEFEGGEVVAYSAGRNEDVLDGILDTDDGARRLGELGIGMNRDIDRFTYNMLFDEKMGDTVHFALGNAIEEAVPDDAEFNESARHADMIVDMSEESFIEVDGEIVQRDGTFQFEDGFEG; from the coding sequence ATGGACGAACGCGTCGAGCGACACGCCGAGATTCTGGTCGACCACTGCACCGATGTCGGTCCCGAGGACAACGTCCTCGTCCGGGCGCCCGCGACCGCCGACGACCTGGTCGTCGCGCTCTACGAGAAACTCGGCGAGCGCGGCGCGCGCCCGTCGCTCGCGTGGACGAACGCGCGGGCCGGCCGGGCGTACGCACGCGCGATGGACGAAGAAGACTTCCGGACGAAGGACCACGAACTCGCGGCGATGGCCGAAACAGATGTGGTCTTCCTCATCGGCGGCGCGACCAACCGTTCCGAGCAGAGCGACGTCGACCCGGCGAAGACGGCCGCGAGGGGTCGCGCCCACCGACCCGTGCTCGAAGAGCGCCTCGGAACGCGGTGGGTCATCTCCCAGCACCCGACGCCCGCCGACGCCCAGAAGGCCGAGATGAGCACCGAAGCCTACGAGGAGTTCGTCTACAACGCGGTGAACAAGGACTGGCAAGCCCAGAAGGAGTTCCAGGCCCAGATGGTCGACGTCCTGGACCCCGCTGAGGAGGTCCGTATTGTCTCGGGCGACGACACCGACCTCCGGATGAGCGTCGCCGGCATGAAGACGGTCAACGACTACGGCGAGAAGAACCTGCCCGGCGGCGAAGTGTTCACCTCGCCGGTCGTCGACAGCGTCGAAGGAACGCTGTTCGTGGACATGCCGTTCGTCTCGAACGGCCGGGAGGTCCGCGACGCCCGCTTCGAGTTCGAGGGCGGCGAAGTCGTCGCGTACAGTGCAGGCCGGAACGAAGACGTGCTAGACGGAATCCTCGACACCGACGATGGCGCGCGCCGGCTCGGCGAACTCGGCATCGGGATGAACCGCGACATCGACCGATTCACGTACAACATGCTGTTCGACGAGAAGATGGGCGACACCGTCCACTTCGCGCTCGGCAACGCCATCGAGGAGGCCGTGCCCGACGACGCCGAGTTCAACGAGAGCGCGCGCCACGCCGACATGATCGTCGACATGAGCGAGGAGTCGTTCATCGAAGTCGACGGCGAAATCGTCCAGCGCGACGGGACGTTCCAGTTCGAGGACGGCTTCGAGGGATAG
- a CDS encoding RNA-guided endonuclease InsQ/TnpB family protein, translating to MAIEVTRTYIGSIQNHQQVCDGLDSLGESASKIWNVARWTADRIWDETGEIPDEGVLKSYMKNQSCWKDLNAQSSQKVIEELSDAFQSWFDLRHKFDEANPPGYRKHGDTRPKSTVTFKADGFKHDPANNRVRLSKGSNLKESWSDFILCEYKTRPDVDLSEVNRVQNVRAVWNEAEWELHFVCKVSLETDDSAGDEVAGIDLGIKNIATVAFPDEYVLYPGNSLKEDKHYFTRAEYDTEGENGPSEKSMWARRKLAEREIHFYHVLTDTIITECVERDVGTLTVSWPEDVRESDWGKTGNKKFHTWAFDRIYQYLAYKGEIRGVEVLKENEWNTSKTCSACGDDTKSNRKHRGLYVCSSCGLVGNADCNGAENMRQKITPSPHGEDRSNGCVAQPSVHLFDRESGTFRTREQVVS from the coding sequence ATGGCGATTGAGGTCACGCGCACCTACATTGGTTCCATCCAAAACCACCAACAGGTGTGTGATGGCCTCGATTCGCTCGGAGAATCCGCCTCGAAAATCTGGAACGTCGCACGCTGGACAGCCGACCGCATCTGGGATGAAACCGGCGAAATCCCAGACGAAGGCGTGCTGAAATCGTATATGAAGAACCAGTCGTGCTGGAAAGACTTGAATGCACAATCCAGTCAGAAAGTCATCGAAGAACTTTCCGACGCTTTCCAGTCATGGTTCGACCTGCGACACAAGTTTGACGAGGCGAATCCGCCCGGCTACCGCAAACACGGCGATACTCGACCCAAGAGTACGGTCACGTTCAAAGCAGACGGGTTCAAACACGACCCAGCGAACAACCGCGTCCGACTCTCAAAAGGCTCGAACCTCAAAGAGAGTTGGTCGGACTTCATCCTCTGTGAATACAAGACGCGCCCCGACGTTGACCTCTCAGAAGTCAACAGGGTGCAGAACGTTCGGGCCGTCTGGAACGAAGCTGAGTGGGAACTGCACTTCGTCTGCAAAGTCAGCCTCGAAACGGACGACTCCGCAGGCGACGAAGTGGCAGGTATCGACCTCGGCATCAAGAACATCGCCACCGTCGCCTTCCCCGACGAATACGTCCTGTATCCGGGGAACTCGCTCAAAGAAGACAAGCACTACTTCACGCGAGCAGAGTACGACACTGAGGGTGAAAACGGTCCGTCCGAGAAGTCGATGTGGGCGCGTCGGAAACTCGCAGAACGCGAAATCCACTTCTACCACGTTCTCACGGACACCATCATCACAGAGTGTGTCGAACGCGACGTTGGCACGCTCACGGTGAGTTGGCCCGAAGACGTGCGCGAGTCAGACTGGGGGAAGACTGGAAACAAGAAATTCCACACGTGGGCGTTCGACCGTATCTATCAGTACCTCGCGTACAAAGGTGAGATACGTGGTGTCGAAGTGCTGAAAGAGAACGAGTGGAATACCTCAAAAACGTGTTCAGCGTGTGGTGACGACACGAAGTCAAACCGCAAGCATCGTGGCTTGTACGTTTGCTCGTCGTGCGGGTTAGTTGGAAACGCGGATTGTAACGGGGCGGAGAATATGCGCCAGAAGATAACTCCGAGTCCTCACGGCGAGGATAGGAGTAACGGCTGTGTGGCACAGCCATCGGTGCACCTGTTCGACCGCGAGAGCGGGACGTTTCGCACGAGAGAACAAGTCGTATCGTAG
- a CDS encoding DUF7344 domain-containing protein, with protein sequence MSGNPLKFDTVLDLCQHNHRRIVLAALADRRQSVATNDLTKEIVKRDHPVPPTETSGETVTRIETALHHVHLPRLEDAALVEHDPERQLVKPTAQFARGEPHLSAILDADPALATPPEV encoded by the coding sequence ATGAGTGGAAATCCCCTCAAGTTCGACACGGTTCTCGACCTGTGTCAACACAATCATCGCCGAATCGTCCTCGCGGCGCTCGCGGATCGACGGCAGTCGGTGGCGACGAACGATCTTACGAAGGAGATCGTCAAACGCGACCACCCCGTGCCACCGACAGAAACCTCCGGCGAGACGGTGACGCGAATCGAAACCGCCCTGCATCACGTCCACCTCCCGCGGTTAGAGGACGCCGCGCTCGTGGAACACGACCCCGAACGCCAGTTGGTGAAACCGACAGCACAGTTCGCCCGGGGAGAGCCCCACCTCTCGGCCATCCTCGACGCCGATCCCGCGCTCGCAACGCCGCCCGAAGTATGA